One genomic segment of Myxococcales bacterium includes these proteins:
- a CDS encoding SLC26A/SulP transporter family protein has product MLVGDVWGGIAATLVALPASLAFGVAVFGPLVGAGAGALAGLLGATALGTVAPLAGGTPKLVSAPCAPAVAVMSAFALETSARYPGEPARVVLLMTLVGLFAAGLQIALGLARAGSIIKYIPYPVVTGYLSGVAVVIFLKQLPSLLGLAKGVKLGAGLLHPGMWAWPALVVGGTTIALMFLAPRMTKAVPGAIVGLAGGVLAYGALALLLPGLRSLTGNTLVIGPLGGSIASFGEAFSTRVAALGGLHVTDVTHVLGPAATLAVVLSLDTLKTCVVVDSLTGSRHESNRELFGQGLANLASSVIGGMPGAGTSGATLVNIASGGQTRRSAVIEGALVLVAFLSLGGVVAWAPLAALSGILIVVAWRMFDFGALRWAASRSTFFDFVVVLAVIAVAVFVDLITASGVGVALSILLFIRNESRAPVIRRKLSGTQISSKKRRLPDHAAVLAAHGEETLVIELAGSLFFGTTDQLRTELQGDLESRQTFIVDMRRVDAVDLTAVHILEQMRAQVGKRGATMLFCHLPRALAGHKDAEQYLREVGLIEQGHEHLFEQLSDALAWAEDRILAKHGPPPASEAALDLLAMPMFQGRKAETIKELAECVESRRALAGDVVFRHGDSGDEIYFVRRGSVRIALPLEGGTLHVASFGRGDFFGEITFLDGGQRSADATAEVDTELFVISRKRFDVVAAVHPRLGQSLFAGLARATALRLRQADREITTLEEA; this is encoded by the coding sequence GTGCTCGTAGGCGACGTGTGGGGCGGCATCGCGGCCACCCTCGTCGCGTTGCCCGCGTCCTTGGCGTTCGGCGTCGCGGTCTTCGGGCCCCTCGTCGGCGCCGGCGCCGGCGCCCTCGCGGGGCTCCTCGGCGCCACGGCGCTCGGCACCGTCGCGCCGCTCGCGGGTGGCACGCCGAAGCTCGTGTCGGCGCCGTGCGCGCCCGCCGTCGCCGTGATGAGCGCCTTCGCGCTCGAGACGAGCGCTCGTTACCCCGGCGAGCCAGCGCGGGTCGTGCTCCTCATGACGCTCGTCGGCCTCTTCGCGGCCGGCCTTCAGATCGCGCTCGGGCTCGCGCGCGCGGGCAGCATCATCAAGTACATCCCCTACCCGGTCGTGACCGGGTACCTGAGCGGCGTCGCGGTCGTGATCTTCTTGAAACAGCTGCCATCGCTCTTGGGCCTCGCCAAGGGCGTCAAGCTCGGCGCCGGCCTCCTTCACCCCGGCATGTGGGCGTGGCCGGCGCTGGTCGTGGGCGGAACGACCATCGCGCTGATGTTTCTGGCGCCGCGAATGACGAAGGCCGTGCCTGGTGCCATCGTGGGCCTCGCGGGCGGCGTGCTCGCGTACGGGGCCTTGGCGCTGCTCTTGCCAGGGCTTCGCTCGCTCACTGGGAACACGCTCGTCATCGGTCCCCTGGGCGGCAGCATCGCCTCCTTCGGGGAGGCCTTCTCGACGCGTGTGGCGGCGCTCGGCGGCCTCCATGTGACCGATGTCACGCACGTGCTGGGCCCGGCGGCCACGCTGGCCGTGGTCCTGTCGCTCGACACGCTCAAGACCTGCGTCGTCGTCGACTCCCTCACCGGCTCACGGCACGAGTCGAACCGCGAGCTTTTCGGTCAAGGGCTCGCAAACCTCGCGTCGTCCGTCATAGGCGGCATGCCCGGCGCGGGAACCTCTGGCGCCACCCTCGTGAACATCGCGAGCGGCGGCCAAACGCGCCGCTCGGCGGTGATCGAGGGAGCGCTGGTGCTCGTGGCGTTCTTGTCGCTGGGAGGCGTCGTAGCCTGGGCCCCCCTCGCGGCGCTCTCCGGCATCCTCATCGTGGTTGCCTGGCGCATGTTCGACTTCGGCGCCTTGCGCTGGGCCGCGAGCCGCTCGACGTTCTTTGACTTCGTGGTGGTGCTCGCCGTCATCGCCGTGGCCGTCTTCGTCGACCTCATCACCGCCTCCGGCGTCGGGGTGGCGCTCTCGATCTTGCTCTTCATCCGCAACGAGTCCCGAGCGCCCGTCATCCGCCGCAAGCTCTCGGGCACGCAGATATCGTCAAAGAAGCGACGCTTGCCGGACCACGCCGCGGTACTCGCCGCTCACGGCGAAGAGACCCTTGTGATCGAGCTGGCAGGCTCGCTCTTCTTCGGGACGACGGATCAGCTGCGCACCGAGCTCCAAGGCGATCTCGAGTCGCGTCAAACGTTCATCGTCGACATGCGCCGCGTCGACGCCGTGGACCTCACGGCGGTGCACATCCTGGAGCAGATGCGAGCGCAAGTCGGCAAGCGGGGTGCGACCATGCTCTTCTGCCACTTGCCGAGGGCCCTCGCGGGCCACAAGGACGCCGAGCAATACCTCCGCGAGGTCGGCCTCATCGAGCAGGGCCATGAGCACCTCTTCGAGCAACTCTCCGACGCCTTGGCCTGGGCGGAAGATCGCATTCTGGCCAAACACGGGCCGCCGCCAGCGAGCGAGGCCGCGCTCGACCTCCTGGCGATGCCGATGTTTCAGGGGCGCAAGGCCGAGACCATCAAGGAGCTCGCGGAGTGCGTCGAGAGTCGAAGGGCGCTTGCCGGCGACGTCGTCTTCCGACACGGCGACTCGGGCGACGAAATCTACTTCGTACGGCGAGGGAGCGTACGCATCGCCCTGCCCCTCGAGGGCGGCACCCTTCACGTCGCCAGCTTTGGTCGCGGCGACTTCTTCGGAGAGATCACGTTCCTCGACGGCGGACAGCGCAGCGCCGACGCGACCGCCGAGGTCGACACGGAGCTCTTCGTCATATCCCGCAAGAGGTTCGACGTGGTGGCAGCCGTACACCCGCGCCTTGGCCAGAGCCTCTTTGCGGGCCTCGCGCGCGCGACGGCGCTGCGGCTTCGACAAGCGGACCGCGAAATCACGACCTTGGAAGAGGCGTGA
- a CDS encoding aspartate aminotransferase family protein: protein MSVTDADSAGPKLVTPVPGPKSRAAAARLAAVECPAFDARRKERGAQSGEEHASLVYARGLGSNLWDVDGNRFVDLVLGFGALSFGYGAPLVLGALHEAQELLLMALGDVYSSETKVALLEALVRLMPEAGARVLLGLSGADAVTAGLKTAALATGKAGVIAFEGAYHGLSHGPLAACGYRASFREPFAHQTGDFVRFAPYPSEATALDASLNAVRDGLRSGNVGAVLVEPILGRGGCVVPPPAFLPSLAALCKDAGALLVVDEVWTGMGRSGSMLLSVEQGVLADVVCVGKALGGGAPISACIGRGSVMEAWGASGGSAIHTATHFGSPPACAAALAVMQALTPQRLAAIREKGDAFRRVLSERLLGRGVRSVRGRGLIVGIELDGDGARALAVASRMLRAGYLVLTGGTAGNVLTLTPSYEVDARLFEPFAAALDAALNEGAS, encoded by the coding sequence GTGTCTGTAACGGACGCCGATAGCGCCGGCCCCAAGCTCGTCACCCCTGTTCCCGGACCCAAGTCGCGAGCCGCAGCGGCTCGCCTCGCCGCCGTCGAGTGCCCGGCCTTCGACGCGCGCCGGAAGGAGCGTGGCGCGCAAAGCGGCGAGGAGCACGCGAGCCTCGTCTACGCCCGCGGGCTCGGCTCGAACCTCTGGGACGTCGACGGCAACCGCTTCGTGGACCTCGTGCTCGGCTTCGGCGCCTTGTCCTTCGGCTACGGCGCGCCGCTCGTGCTTGGTGCGCTTCACGAGGCTCAAGAGCTGCTCCTCATGGCCCTCGGCGATGTCTATTCGTCGGAGACGAAGGTGGCGCTCTTGGAGGCGCTCGTTCGGCTGATGCCGGAGGCCGGCGCGCGCGTCCTCCTCGGCTTGTCGGGCGCCGACGCTGTCACGGCGGGGCTCAAGACGGCAGCGCTCGCGACGGGCAAGGCGGGTGTCATCGCCTTCGAAGGCGCCTACCACGGCCTGAGCCACGGGCCTCTGGCAGCCTGCGGTTATCGCGCGTCGTTCCGCGAACCCTTTGCCCACCAGACGGGCGACTTCGTGCGGTTTGCACCTTATCCAAGCGAGGCCACGGCGCTCGACGCGTCGCTCAACGCGGTGCGCGACGGGCTCCGCAGCGGCAACGTGGGCGCCGTACTCGTCGAACCGATCTTGGGCCGCGGCGGGTGCGTCGTGCCACCGCCGGCGTTTCTGCCGTCGCTCGCCGCGCTCTGCAAAGACGCTGGCGCGCTGCTCGTCGTCGATGAGGTGTGGACCGGCATGGGTCGTAGCGGTTCGATGCTCCTGTCGGTCGAACAAGGCGTGCTCGCCGACGTCGTTTGCGTCGGCAAAGCGCTCGGCGGTGGCGCGCCCATCTCGGCGTGCATCGGGCGCGGCTCAGTGATGGAAGCGTGGGGCGCGTCGGGCGGTTCTGCCATTCACACGGCGACCCACTTCGGTTCCCCACCGGCCTGCGCCGCCGCGCTCGCCGTGATGCAGGCGCTCACGCCGCAGCGGCTGGCGGCGATTCGCGAGAAGGGCGACGCGTTTCGACGAGTCCTTTCGGAGCGCCTCCTTGGCCGCGGCGTCCGCTCGGTCCGGGGCCGCGGTCTCATCGTCGGCATCGAGCTCGACGGCGACGGTGCCCGCGCGCTCGCCGTGGCTTCGCGGATGTTGCGCGCCGGCTACTTGGTCCTGACCGGCGGCACCGCTGGCAACGTGCTGACGCTGACGCCGTCTTACGAGGTCGATGCCCGTCTCTTCGAACCCTTCGCGGCGGCCCTCGATGCCGCCCTGAACGAGGGAGCGTCGTGA
- a CDS encoding VCBS repeat-containing protein yields the protein MVRTLPGAALVLALALLYPACGDDEAAADAKNSEPSNDGGGGEGGGETGVSLSDGAAAPDALKPEGGTTALPPPSCSAAGGGATVSAPTLLLKLKDDGQEGWLASPAVADLDGDTKPELIVARSGRVFAWKNTGARAFAYNTTKDRIWASPVVGDFAGDAKLEVAVAARDSTYLLDATGALAPGFPAAWGTETRTLAAGDVDGDGALDLIAAVRTAGAATDIVRAVKGSGAVVAGFPPVAAGGSGCTPGPCYFAGLYDQNLAVGDLDGDGKHDLVVPHDNAYASFFKGTGAAFDSNAMFAGRPKTPGVRYLHALAEAKQGYANNEATANQAHFTNTAPAIADIDKDGKFDIIMLGSAQNAAQSDRLRGVGLWALHSDASRLAGWDTPFHAPTYVMGLNDGFSPGLGDPAVAGAGNLVGATNQVTVADIDASKAGLEMLFAGFDGQVHAVAANKTELWVTPYATNGRALTGGVLAADLSADGVPEVVFATYSPDQGGGALFVLSAAGAVLHKVPLPKRGSMAVPTIADVDGNGTLEIVVSLKDNEPANESVHVFTVAGSKTNCLLWPTGRANLLRNGWVR from the coding sequence ATGGTTCGGACACTCCCCGGCGCGGCTCTCGTTCTTGCGCTCGCCCTCCTCTACCCCGCCTGTGGCGACGACGAAGCCGCGGCCGATGCAAAGAACAGTGAGCCAAGCAACGACGGTGGCGGCGGTGAAGGCGGCGGTGAAACTGGCGTGTCGCTCAGCGACGGCGCGGCCGCGCCCGATGCGCTGAAGCCCGAGGGCGGCACTACGGCACTTCCGCCTCCGTCGTGCAGCGCCGCTGGCGGCGGCGCGACGGTCTCGGCACCGACGCTCCTTCTGAAGCTCAAGGACGACGGGCAGGAGGGGTGGCTCGCCTCACCGGCCGTCGCCGATCTCGATGGCGACACGAAGCCGGAGCTCATCGTGGCGCGCTCGGGCCGCGTCTTCGCGTGGAAGAACACGGGCGCGCGAGCCTTCGCGTACAACACCACGAAGGATCGCATTTGGGCGAGCCCCGTCGTCGGGGACTTCGCCGGTGACGCGAAGCTCGAGGTCGCGGTCGCGGCACGTGACTCGACGTACTTGCTTGACGCGACCGGGGCTCTCGCCCCGGGCTTCCCAGCAGCGTGGGGCACTGAGACGCGGACCCTCGCGGCAGGCGACGTCGACGGCGACGGCGCCCTCGACCTCATCGCGGCCGTGCGCACGGCTGGCGCTGCGACCGACATCGTACGGGCGGTCAAGGGCTCCGGCGCGGTCGTCGCTGGCTTTCCGCCTGTCGCCGCGGGCGGCTCCGGGTGCACGCCGGGCCCCTGCTACTTCGCCGGGCTCTACGATCAGAACCTGGCCGTCGGCGATCTCGACGGCGATGGCAAGCACGACCTCGTCGTCCCCCACGACAACGCCTACGCGAGCTTCTTCAAGGGCACCGGCGCGGCCTTCGATTCGAACGCCATGTTCGCGGGGCGCCCGAAGACGCCGGGCGTCCGCTACTTGCACGCGCTGGCAGAGGCGAAGCAGGGCTACGCGAACAACGAGGCCACCGCCAACCAGGCGCACTTCACCAACACGGCGCCGGCGATCGCCGACATCGACAAGGACGGAAAGTTCGACATCATCATGCTCGGCAGCGCGCAGAACGCCGCGCAGAGCGACCGCCTGCGGGGCGTGGGCCTGTGGGCGTTGCACTCCGACGCCTCGCGCCTCGCCGGCTGGGACACGCCCTTCCACGCGCCGACGTATGTGATGGGCTTGAACGACGGCTTCTCGCCGGGCTTGGGCGATCCGGCCGTGGCCGGTGCGGGGAACTTGGTGGGCGCCACGAATCAGGTGACGGTGGCCGACATCGACGCGTCAAAGGCGGGCCTCGAGATGCTCTTCGCAGGGTTCGACGGGCAGGTTCATGCTGTCGCGGCCAACAAGACCGAGCTGTGGGTCACGCCCTACGCGACGAACGGCCGCGCGCTGACCGGCGGCGTGCTGGCCGCCGACCTCTCGGCGGACGGCGTACCGGAGGTCGTCTTCGCGACCTACTCGCCCGATCAGGGCGGCGGCGCGCTCTTCGTGCTCAGTGCGGCGGGCGCGGTGCTCCACAAGGTCCCGCTACCGAAGCGCGGATCCATGGCCGTGCCGACCATCGCCGACGTCGACGGCAATGGCACCTTGGAGATCGTCGTGTCGCTCAAGGACAACGAGCCGGCCAACGAGAGCGTGCACGTCTTCACCGTCGCTGGCTCGAAGACCAACTGCCTCCTATGGCCAACGGGTAGGGCGAACCTCCTAAGAAATGGCTGGGTCCGGTAG
- a CDS encoding GGDEF domain-containing protein — MSEDEKTRVTTIVQKPVRDEDRPRGTDCLVVIYTKEPSLLGKRFMLDQSPIRVGRGSENHIVLEGDSVSRRHAHFELRNGRWYAVDDNSTNGTYVNDDMIPRELTLGNGDRVKVGPTIFKYLSGHDVEAQYHEEIYRMTIIDGLTGAHVKRYLLEALEKEIVRARRHQRDLAFMMFDIDHFKKINDYHGHLAGDYVLKELARIVQARIRRDEVFARYGGEEFALLLPETSMEGARLLAEGLREKIENSTFQFQNETIKVTVSIGIAALTEQIKSSQELIKAADDKLYEAKRSGRNKTCL, encoded by the coding sequence GTGTCTGAAGACGAGAAGACGCGCGTCACGACCATCGTTCAGAAGCCCGTCCGCGACGAAGATCGGCCGCGGGGCACGGACTGTTTGGTCGTGATTTACACGAAGGAGCCTTCGCTCCTCGGCAAGCGCTTCATGCTCGACCAGAGCCCCATCCGTGTGGGCCGAGGCTCCGAGAACCACATCGTCCTCGAGGGCGACTCCGTCTCGCGGCGTCACGCCCACTTCGAGCTGCGCAACGGTCGCTGGTACGCCGTCGACGACAACTCGACCAACGGCACCTACGTCAACGACGACATGATTCCGCGCGAGCTCACGCTCGGCAACGGCGACCGCGTCAAGGTGGGCCCCACCATCTTCAAGTACTTGTCAGGCCACGACGTCGAGGCCCAGTACCACGAAGAAATCTACCGGATGACGATCATCGACGGTCTCACGGGAGCGCACGTGAAGCGCTACCTGCTCGAGGCCCTCGAGAAAGAGATCGTGCGAGCGCGGCGTCACCAACGCGACCTCGCGTTCATGATGTTCGACATCGACCACTTCAAGAAGATCAACGACTACCACGGTCACTTGGCTGGCGATTACGTCCTCAAGGAGCTGGCTCGCATCGTTCAAGCGCGGATTCGTCGTGACGAAGTGTTCGCTCGCTACGGCGGCGAAGAGTTCGCGCTCCTCCTTCCTGAGACCTCGATGGAGGGGGCGCGTCTCTTGGCCGAAGGTCTTCGCGAGAAGATCGAGAACTCCACCTTTCAGTTCCAAAACGAGACCATCAAGGTCACCGTCTCCATCGGCATCGCGGCGCTCACGGAGCAGATCAAGTCGTCGCAAGAGCTCATCAAAGCCGCCGACGACAAGCTCTACGAGGCGAAGCGCTCGGGACGTAACAAGACGTGTCTGTAA
- a CDS encoding acyl-protein synthetase produces the protein MTKLEASERLHERARAFVTAFEGAEPSPEPFDALACDLARFQAAHVPGYQRLVRSRGVDVSRLVRAGDAPAVPTDAFKISRVSAFDEADTPKAFRTSGTTLGARGTHFFRHTATYDRGAIASAKATLFRDLPAAARALVVGPPPAALPDSSLTHMLALFVAAFHGSRDVDVGASFVLDGDVFDVAALDERVAEAQVEEVPVVLMGTSFGFVHFLDALGDDTFRLPPGSRVMTTGGFKGKSREVSEGELRAAIARVFAVNPGDVVSEYGMTELSSQFYEGTPMGGPAGVFVEPPWARITPVDPDTLEPVKDGEVGIARITDLLNVDSAAFVLAADRVRRVAASALPNGSGFELIGRSPGAPPRGCSIAIDEILGR, from the coding sequence GTGACCAAGCTTGAAGCCAGCGAGCGGCTCCACGAGCGCGCCCGCGCGTTCGTCACCGCCTTCGAAGGCGCCGAGCCCTCTCCCGAGCCTTTCGACGCGCTCGCCTGTGATCTGGCCCGCTTCCAGGCCGCCCACGTGCCCGGCTACCAGCGCCTCGTTCGAAGCCGCGGCGTCGACGTCTCGCGTCTCGTCCGCGCAGGCGACGCGCCAGCCGTTCCGACCGACGCGTTCAAGATCAGTCGGGTGTCGGCCTTCGACGAGGCTGACACGCCCAAAGCCTTCCGCACGAGCGGCACAACGCTAGGCGCCCGCGGCACTCACTTCTTTCGCCATACCGCGACCTACGATCGGGGCGCCATCGCCTCTGCCAAGGCGACGCTCTTCCGCGACCTCCCGGCGGCAGCGCGCGCTCTTGTCGTCGGACCGCCGCCGGCCGCGCTCCCCGACTCATCGTTGACCCACATGCTCGCGCTCTTCGTGGCCGCGTTTCACGGCTCGCGTGACGTCGACGTCGGCGCATCCTTCGTGCTCGACGGCGATGTCTTTGACGTCGCAGCGCTGGACGAGCGCGTCGCAGAAGCGCAGGTCGAAGAGGTGCCCGTCGTCCTTATGGGCACGTCGTTCGGCTTCGTTCACTTTCTCGATGCGCTGGGCGACGACACCTTTCGGTTGCCGCCGGGCAGTCGCGTCATGACGACCGGCGGATTCAAGGGCAAGTCACGCGAGGTCTCCGAAGGTGAGCTTCGCGCGGCCATCGCGCGCGTCTTCGCCGTGAACCCAGGCGACGTGGTCTCCGAATACGGCATGACGGAGCTGTCGAGCCAGTTCTACGAAGGAACTCCGATGGGTGGTCCGGCGGGCGTTTTCGTGGAGCCGCCATGGGCCCGCATCACGCCCGTCGACCCCGATACGCTCGAGCCGGTGAAGGACGGGGAGGTCGGCATCGCGCGCATCACCGATCTCCTCAACGTAGACAGCGCGGCGTTTGTCCTCGCTGCGGATCGGGTGCGCCGCGTTGCGGCGAGCGCGTTGCCTAACGGCAGCGGCTTCGAACTGATCGGGCGAAGTCCCGGCGCGCCGCCGCGCGGCTGCTCCATCGCCATCGACGAGATCTTGGGGCGGTAA